A stretch of DNA from Yoonia sp. G8-12:
CGAAAGATCACCCAGATCGCGCCCAATGCACCGATCAACAAAGCAATCGCCATACGTCGCGTTAAGACTTGCCGCAGTAAAAACCAAGCGACCCCCGCCGTCAGGATTGGCGTCAAAGTGAACACAGCCGCCGCACTTACCGGGGGTGCCGTCTTCAACCCCTCAAACATCAAGACAAAGTATGCCGTCAAAAACACCGCCAGTAGAACGTACCGCCATGGTGCGTTGAACGTGGTCCGCGAAACGCCCGCCGTAGCAAATGCCGCTGCACCAATGATGAAGGTCGCGATCCAGAACCGCACTGCGTTCAAGGCGCTTGATGCAATTTCATTCGCAGCCAAAGACCCCAGCGCGAATGACCCTGCAACCAGCATCGAAAACACAAGCATCGCCAGATGCCCGGCGTGCCCGGGTGTCATCAGCAGTCTAGCGTTTTGATGCGGTCTTTGAGGAAGCGCAGGAAGGTTTGTACCTTAGTGGTGCGATGCAAATCTACATGCGTCACGATCCAAAGCGGGGCCGCCCAGTCTTCGTGCCGTGGCACAACCTCGGTCAGGCCAGGATGGTTCTTGAGGTCTTGCACAGGAACAAAGCCGATACCTGCACCGGCTAGGATCGCATCTTGCATGTTCCGGTTTTCAGTCGCGCGGTAAACGAACCTATCCTCCGCTACCATGTCGCGCAGCCACCGACTAAAGGGCGCGCGGCTGTTATCGTCGTCATGCGTGACAAAGACATGGTTCTTTAGATCCTCCTCATCCTTAGGTAGACCATGGCGCGCAATATAAGCCTCCGAAGCAACCAAGCCCATCTGCTGTTCAAGAAACGGCTGGACAACATTATCAGGTTCATCCGGCATCCGCCCCGCACGGATCGCCACATGTGCCTCACCATACTCAAGCCGAAACAATCGGTCGCCGGTGCGATAACGCACCCGTATCCCAGGGTATTCGGCCTGAAAATCAACCAGAATGGGTGTCAGCATACGCGACGCCATGCCCAGCGATGTGATCACCAGATCACCTGACACGCCTTCGCCCTGCCCTTTGATCCGCCCGGCCAGTTGCGTAAACTGATCATCCGTGGCCTGTGCGACCTGCAACAAGTCCTGCCCTGCTTCGGTCGCCGTGTAGCCCCGCGCATGGCGCTGAAAAAGCTTGACCCCCAATCGCTGCTCCAGTGCGTCGATATGACGGATCACAGTGGCGTGGTGTACACCCAATTGCTCAGCAGCCCCACTGACCGTGCCCTTGCGGGCAACCTGAAAAGCGGTCCTGATTTCGTCCCAGTTATCCATCTGCAATCCTGTGCGCTGACAAACATTTCATGTTGAAATTCGGCCATATCGTTCGTCAATGCAAGAGGGTACTTCATGACAGACGTCATTAAGGAGCCCTCTCATGACAACAGTTCTTCACATCAACGCCTCAGGTGCGCGCACGGGATCAATCAGCCGTGCCGCAACTGCGCAGCTGCTACAAAACCTATCACCGACCCGCGTCATCACCCGTGATCTGGCCGAAAAGCCTTTGCCACAGGTCGACGAAACCTGGATCACAACGCGCCTGATCCCCGACACCGACCTGACAGCGGACGACCAAGATGTTCTTGCCCTGTCAGACACGCTGATCGCTGAACTGAAACAAGCGGATATCGTGCTGATCGGTCTGCCAATGTACAACTTTGGCATGCCAGCGGCACTCAAGGCATGGATCGACTTGATCGCGCGCCCCAAAGTCACGTTTTCCTACACCGAGGACGGGCCCGTTGGATTGCTGGAAGGCAAGAAAGCAATCGTCGCGGTCGCCTCTGGCGGGGTGCCGGTCGGCGCGCCGATGGATTTCGCGACACCACACTTGCAGCAAGTGCTGAAGTTCGTAGGGATCGACGATATTACTGTGCACACAGCCAAAGACATTGTCGCAGATTTGGCGGCCTGAACTGGACATTATGCCCAGCGCGCTATGTCGCTGGGCATGACAAAGACATCACCTTTTATGACCGCCCTGCGCGCTGCACTTACATTGGCCTTCCTTTATTTTGGCATGCGTAAACTGGGCAGTTTCAGCACGGATGTCGCGATCTACGAAGCCATCGGGTTCGGCCAGTTCCCGCGCTACATCACCGGATCAATCGAAGTGATTGGTGCAGGGCTGTTGTGGGTGCGGGGCTGGGAAGGGCTGGCCGGGTTGCTGTTGTTGGGAACAATGATCGTGGGCCTCTCGGCATTGCTGATTTGGGTCGGACCGCCGTATTGGCACATGCTGATGTTGATGGTGGGAACCGGGACAGTGGCTTGGAGCTATAAAGAGCAAATCGCGCGCTTGATCCACTAGCACCCCGGTTTTACACGTAACGACATGAAGATCGTCCGCAACACGTCAGACCAGCTGATCCTGCAATCCGTGCCTTGGGTCATCGCCATCATGCTCAGCATCTTCTTGCTCGGAGCGATAGGCTTTGGCCTGTCGTCGCTCTTTGAAAGCAACACGACTGACGCCTTCTGGGGCCTGCTTGCCATTCCTCTCTTTCTTTCGCTTTTCATCGTGATCTTCGTGCGTCGCGATGACCTCATCCTCGATCGTAGCCGCAATTTGCTCGAACTGCGCCATTCGACGTTCAGAGGCCGAACCAAGATCCAGCACAAACTTGAACACCTGAACCGTGCCATGTTGCAAACCAGCCGCAGCTCTAAGGGCGCAACGACTCATCGCATTGCTTTGGTGCTTGATGGTGGCATGGATGCCGGAACACACCCGGTGACACCGGTCTATGTCAGCGGCAACGGCGCGAAACGCGGGGTTGAGGCGATCAACGCGTGGCTCGCTCAAGATGTTGACTCGCGTCGGTCACAGGCGTAAACGCGCCGTAACACCCGGATAGCATCAGCTTTCCGGTCCCCGATATCAGGGGATCGCCCTCCGTCAGCGCGTCGCGCCCACGGGGGCGCTACTGCTTTATGCTTTGCGTTCTTATATACGTAGGGCAATGACAACGAAACGAGGGCCTTGGCCGATGTTTGAGAACCTATCCGAACGCCTCTCTGGCGTCTTTGACAAGCTGACCAAGCAAGGTGCGCTGACGGATGATGACGTCAAAACAGCACTTCGCGAAGTCCGCGTAGCGTTGCTGGAGGCCGACGTATCACTGCCTGTTGCGCGTGATTTCATTAAAGCCGTGCAAGAAAAGGCCACAGGGCAGTCGGTCACGAAATCAATCACACCCGGCCAGCAAGTTGTTAAAATTGTTCATGACGAACTCAAGCATGTTCTGACTGGCGATCAAGACCCGGGTGCTTTGAAGATCGACAACCCGCCAGCGCCGATCCTGATGGTCGGCCTGCAAGGCTCGGGTAAGACGACAACCACGGCGAAACTGGCAAAGCGTTTGAAAGAACGCGAAGGCAAGCGCGTGCTGATGGCCTCGCTCGATACCAACCGCCCTGCCGCGATGGAGCAGTTGGCGATCTTGGGTGCGCAGATTGGCGTAGATACTTTGCCAATCGTAAAGGGCGAAGACCCCGTTCAGATCGCCAAACGCGCCAAGACCCAAGCGAGCCTTGGTGGCTATGATGTCTATATGCTCGACACTGCGGGCCGACTTCACATTGACCAAGAACTGATCGCGCAGGCTGCTGCTGTCCGCGACGTGGCAAACCCGCGTGAAATCCTGCTGGTCGTCGACGGCCTGACCGGTCAGGACGCCGTGAACGTCGCCCAGGAGTTCGACGACAAGATCGGCGTCACCGGCGTTGTCCTGACACGGATGGATGGCGACGGGCGCGGTGGTGCAGCCCTGTCCATGCGCGCGATCACTGGCAAGCCGATCCGCTTTGTCGGTCTTGGCGAAAAGATGGACGCGATCGAGACGTTTGAGCCCGACCGGATCGCAGGCCGTATCCTTGGCATGGGCGACATTGTTGCCCTTGTTGAAAAGGCACAGGAAACGATTGAGGCCGAACAGGCCGAACGCATGATGAAGCGCTTCCAGAAAGGTCGCTTCAACATGAACGATCTGAAGATGCAGCTTGAGCAGATGATGAAAATGGGCGGCATGGAAGGCATGATGGGCATGATGCCCGGTGCGCAGAAAATGTCGAAACAGATGGCTGCATCCGGCATGGATGACAGCATCCTCAAACGCCAGATCGCGCTGATCAATTCCATGACAAAGAAAGAACGCGCCAATCCTGATCTGTTGGCCGCTTCGCGCAAGAAGCGGATCGCCAAAGGTGCGGGGCTTGAAGTCTCGGAACTCAACAAACTGGTCAAACAGCACCGCCAGATGGCCGATATGATGAAGAAGATGGGCAAAGGCGGGATGCTGAAACAGGCTATGAAAGGCATGTTCGGCAAAGGCGGCGGGATGCCCGAAGGTATGCCCGATATGAACGACCCCAAGGCGATGGCTGAAGCGGCGAAAGCCTTGCAGGGCAAAATGCCGGGCGGACTGCCCGGCTTGGGTGGCGGCGGTATGCAACTGCCCCCGGGTCTGTCCGGTTTTGGGAAAAAGAAGTAACCTATGACCCCCGCCCCGACCCTTACCACCTCACGGCTTGTGCTGCGCGGCCCGCAAAAGCGGGATCTTGCGCCGTTCACCGCTTGGACGACACGGTCCGAGCGGATGAAAGCCGTGGGTGGTGTCGGCACCGAGCGGGACGCGTGGCGGGGCTTTATCGCCGGAATTGGGCATTGGCACTGGCATGGTTATGGGTTTTTCACGGTCACAGAGCGCGACAGCGGAATAGCCACCGGGCGCGTCGGCATCATCAACCATATCGAATGGCCGCAGCCGGAGATGGCGTGGCATATGTTTGATGGCTTTGAGGGGCGCTCTTATGCGTATGAGGCAGCCTGTGCCGTGCGTGAATGGGCCGGCAGGACATTAGGACTTGAGCCGCTGATTTCGCTCATCGCACCACAAAACACCCGCTCCATCGCGCTTGCCACACGGTTGGGTGCCGTCGAAGAGCGCCGCGATGTTGTCGACGGCGAAGACTGCATCGTGTTTCGGCACCTGAGCCATGACGACAGGCGCGCTGTCACTCAGGCCGCAGGTGCCATCGCATGATCGTTCGCAACCACTCCGCACAAGGACATGTCCAATGACCGACACAACCACCCGTGCAGCCGAGATCCTCAAAGGACATCGCGAAAGCATCGACCGGCTTGACGCCATCCTCGTTTATACACTGGGCGAGCGGTTCAAGCACACGCAGGCCGTTGGCAAGCTGAAGGCTGAACACGACCTGCCCCCATCCGACCCCGCGCGCGAAGAAAGCCAGATCGCGCGGCTCACCGACCTTGCAAACCGGGCCGATCTGGACCCGGAATTTGCCAAGAAATTCCTGAATTTCATCATTCAGGAAGTCATCCAACACCACAAACAACATCAATCGTAGGGTGGGTAAAACCCACGCTCACCACCATCTTTAAGGAGAATATCTGATGGCTATGAAAATCCGTTTGGCCCGTGGCGGCTCAAAGAAACGTCCATTTTACGCAATCGTGGCTGCCGACAGCCGCATGCCACGCGATGGCCGTTTCATCGAAAAGTTGGGCACATATAACCCGATGCTGCCAAAAGACAGCGAAGAGCGCGTCAAGATGAACATGGAGCGTGTCAAGCATTGGTTGGGCGAAGGTGCGCAGCCAACTGACCGTGTTGCACGTATGCTCGAAGCCGCAGGCGAGTTGCCAAAGAAAGACCGCAGCAACCCCAAGAAGGGCACACCTGGCAAAGCCGCTCAGGCACGCGCTGAAGAAAAAGCAGCCAAGGCAGCAGCCGCTGAAGAAGCAGCGAATGCACCCGCCGAGGAAGCACCAGCAGAAGCGGCAGAAGAAGCCGCAACCGAGTAAATTTCTCAGTGTTGCCCCGGTACCTGCCGGGGCGACACCCTTTCCCCTTTGGGACGACATTCATGTTCCGCTTGTTGCGCACGATCATCCTGGTGATGTTTGCTTTTGTGGCTGGCATGCTGTTTGAACGTGAAGGACGCCAGGAAACCTGCGAAGGTGGCGGCGGACTATGGATCGAAAATATCTGCGTTGGACCGGAGTTTAACTGATGAGCGATCGTGTCATTGTTGGTGCCATAGGTGGCGCATTTGGTGTTCAGGGCGAAGTGCGCCTGAAGTCCTATTGCGCTGATCCGCAAGCCATTGCCGACTATACGCCACTCTATACCGAAGACGGCCGCACGTTCGCGCAGGTCGTGCTGACCGGACAACTCAAGAACGGCTTTACCGCCCGCCTCGATGGCGTTGTCACAAAAGAAGACGCCGACGCATTGCGCAACGTGAACCTTTACGCCCCGCGCGATATCATGCCGTCGTTGCCTGATGACGAGTACTACTACGCTGATCTGATTGGCCTGACCGTTGTCGATACCGGCGGCGTGACCTTGGGCACCGTCAAGAATGTGATGGACCACGGCGCGGGTGACTTGCTTGAGATTATCGTGCCGGGCCAATCCGAAACGGTGCTCTTGCCATTTACAAAAGCCGCCGTGCCGACAGTCGACCTCAAAGCCAAGCGCATTGTTGCCGACCCACCGGACGGGTTGTTCCCCGATGCCACCGCATAGCCCGCGCTGCATGATCATTCATGCGGGTTTTCACAAGACCGGCACCACGACCGTGCAAAACGTATTGAAGGCGCAACATCTGTTGCAGGCACCGCATGTCTGCGTCATCCTGAAATCCGATATCCGCGACCTGTGCGCGGCGGCACTTGCCTATTCAGCCCAGCCTTCAGAAACGCGGTTGGCCATATTCCGCGATGAAGCCGCCGCCTGCTTTGGCACCATGCCCGAAGACGATCCGCGCCCGATCCTGATCAGCGCCGAGGACCTCTGCGGCGCATTCCCGGGGCGGCGTGGCCGGATCGGATATCCCCACGCTAAGGCGCTGCTGGCCACGCTGGTATCGCAAATCGCGCCAGATTGCGCGCCTCAGGTCTATCTATCCACGCGCGCACCGAACGCATGGCTGAAAAGCTGCTATGCCCATAACCTACGCCATGCGCGCACCTGCCTATCGCTGGAAGATTTCGTGACAGCACACGCTGGCCCGAGTTTAGAAGAGATCGCCGCGGACATCGCATCCGCCTTGGGCCATGTGCCAGTGACAACGGCGGCGCTGGAAGACACTTCAACCAGCGTGCACGGGCCGCTGACACCTATTCTTGATCTGATGGCGTTGCCAGAGGTGCTGCGAAAGCCATTGCAACCAACCGCCGTCGGCAACCCGTCATTGCCACCCGACATTCTGGACGCGTTGCTAAAACTGAACCGCGAAGAAGACGATGGCGCAACACGCAATGCAGCTAAAAAACAACTTGTCGCAGATTACCAAAGGCGCACGCAATGACCAAAGCCCCCGTTCCGCCGGACGCATCGCTGTGCGGCCCACCTTGCAACCGCGCGAATTGATGACGGAGACGCCCGATATCGCAGGATCATGGACAGCCCAGATTATCACCCTGTTCCCGCAGGCCTTTCCCGGCGTGTTGGGCGAAAGCCTGACCGGCAAGGCCTTGCAGGACGGGCTTTGGCAGCTACAAACATTCGATTTGCGCAGCTACGGCATTGGCAAGCATCGCAACGTAGATGACACACCCGCAGGAGGTGGCGCGGGTATGGTGCTGCGCGCCGATGTATTGGAGAAAGCGATCAAGGACGCGCGCGCGGGCACCAAGGGTGTGGCACCTTTGATCTACCTTTCCCCCCGTGGTCGCCGCTTTGACCAGGCGATGGCGCGTGAATGGGCGCGGATGGATGGGGTGACTATGCTCTGTGGCCGCTTTGAGGGCGTAGACGAGCGTGTTTTGGAGCACTTTGGCATTCAAGAAGTGAGCCTTGGTGATTTTGTCATGACTGGTGGTGAAATCGCGGCGCAGGCAATGATTGACGCGACTGTGCGGCTGTTGCCGGGCGTACTGGGCAATGCGGAAAGCGCTATGGAGGAGAGCTTTTCGTCAGGGCTTTTGGAACACCCGCAGTTTACCAAACCCGCCGAATGGCAGGGCTATCCAATCCCCGATGTTCTGCTGTCTGGGAACCACGCCAAAATTGCAGAATGGAGGCGGGCGCTGGCAGAGAAAATCACACGCGAACGACGGCCTGATTTGTGGGATAAACAGTCCAAGGAATAGGGGCGCTGCCCCTCGGCTTCGCCTCACCCCGAAGTTTGATTTGACATAGAAAGTTGAAGGACGTTGGCGATGTTAAGTGCGAGTTTCATATTCACGGAAACAGATCTGGATGAAGAGTTCTTTCAACTTGATGGCTTGATTGCCGAAGCAGCAGAAACAACACCCGGTTTCTTGGGGAAGGAAAACTGGGTCACCGCAGATGGGGTCAAGAAGAATTCGATCTATTATTGGGAAGATCAGGCCGCGCTGAAGGCGTTTTCCAGTCATCCGTTGCACCTTGAAGCCAAGAAACAATATGAGAAATGGTATGGCGGATTTCATGTTGTGATCTCGGAGGTTCTGAAATCATACGGTGATGGGGCGCTGGCCCATGTCACCCCCAACAATCGGCCAGTGAAACGGGGCAAAACCCCTTGATCCATCAGGTCGGCACGCTTATACGGCACCATTCCCGGTCGGTGCGCTGATTCCGGGCGTTGGTTTATGGAACCATCTGGAGCATGAGAGCATCTTCGTTGGTGCAGCCCTCACCAGTTAGGCCGGACAACCACAACAAAAGAAAAGATGACGCATCTCTGGCGGGCAGGCAACTGGACCCGGTAACGACACAGAGCTCTGGGCCACAAAGAAACATTGCGGAGTACCGCAAGCATTTTAAAGGAGCGTTTCAGATGGACCTGATCGCACAACTCGAAGCGGAACAAGTCGCCGCACTTGGGGCCACAATCCCAGACTTTAAAGCGGGTGACACCATCCGCGTTGGTTACAAAGTAACCGAAGGCACACGTAGCCGTGTGCAGAACTACGAAGGCGTGTGCATCGCCCGCAAGAACGGTAAAGGCATTGCCGGCTCTTTCACAGTGCGCAAGATTTCCTTTGGCGAAGGCGTGGAGCGTGTTTTCCCGCTGCATTCCACCAACATCGACAGCATCACCGTGGTTCGCCGCGGTCGCGTCCGTCGCGCCAAGCTATACTATCTGCGTTCGCGTCGCGGTAAGTCCGCACGTATCGCAGAGGTCACCAACTACAAAGCGCCTAAGGGCGCCGAAGCGTAAGGATCACGACCATGAAAAAAGATACGCATCCCGATTATCACATCATCGACGTCAAAATGACCGATGGTACTGTTGTTCAGATGAAATCGACTTGGGGCAAGGAAGGCGATACAATGTCGCTGGATATCGACCCATCCGTGCACCCCGCATGGAACGGTGGTTCCACACGCTTGATGGACGCCGGTGGCCGTGTGTCCAAGTTCAAGAACAAATACGCAGGTCTTGGTTTTTAAAGACCTTTTCATTGTGGAAAAAGAACGCCGCTCCAAAATTGGGGCGGCGTTTTTCGTTTTGGATGCCGGGGACAGCCTCAAGAACTATTCAACGTTGCTGCTTTGATGTAGTAAAGCGCTGCGAGGTTGGCTATGCAAAATGTCATCAAAACAATTGGGATCATCATAGCACTGGCTGTTGCTCCGATCGTCAATGCGCAGAGTAAGCTTGGGACCTTTGATTCCAGGGAAGAAACAACGCAAGCCTTGCAGAATGCTTCGGATTTATCGCGGCAAATCGAAGACGAATTGCTTACGCGCATCCCAGCCATAGACGGTTGGGATTGCACGCCGGATACGCGGACCGAAGTACGTCTACCGCGCGTACTGCAAGCGATACCGCATCTCTTTCTTGTTTGCGTGCATTCAGAACAGACGTTGCGGTTAACCCTTTATGTTCACCCGTATTTCGCAGAGCTGTTTTGCACAGTGATCGAACAGAGACAGGTTGGCATAAGAGACGGAAACGTGAATGCCGCCGCGTTCCGTTTTTTTGAAGACGACAATTGGCGCCTCATGAGGGCCTCGGTGGATTTGCAGGGGTGTTCTCATGACATTCTTGCGCTGAACGCAACGGGTGCGCGAAGCCAAGCCGCAATCGATGCTGGCCCTGACATGATTGACGCATTCGGCGAAGCCATTTTGGAAATGGACGTCGCGGATTTGGTCAGCTCTGACACACTGTCCCTTCAGCAAGACGCGCTGCAGGAATTGCTCGCAAGCTTGAGAACACAGTCCAATCTCTTGGCCGGTATGATCCCTCTAACTGACAATGCCGGACGGGACATGGTGCGCACTGCGCCTTCAAGGCCGGAAGACACCATACAATTACCGTTAATGCTATCGCTGCACTCGGCACCAACTGCGGCGGCGACGCTGGATTTTAACGGTTGCCGCGTGATGGTTGATTTGTCCGCCTCCGAGCCCCGCATTCGGGAGGCTACTGACACGGGCATAAGATGGGCACAACCCAAGGGACGAGATGGAACGATATTTGGTGCTTTCAGGCAGCTTAACACGGACCGCCTTGTTGGCCTTGAAAGCCTATCCGGTACAGGGATCGAAGCTTTGATCGACGGGCGGATGATTGTCAGAGTTGTCATCCCCGGTCAGCATCACTGCCAAAATGAGCCAGGCATCGTTGCCCGCCTTTTTGACGAAATACTAGCGAGTGATTTCTCAGGTTTCGGCTTGGACTAAACCTGTTCGGCTGCGCCCACTATGTTCCGATAGGGTATGAAAGCGCAGATTTCGAGGGGCGCTTTGCTTTCGGAAACAGGCGCTGTTGGCTCGTCTTCGATCCAGCGAACCGGGAAAGCCAATGCATCACCCCCTCAGCGGCCTCATTGATCAAATCGTACAAAATGCTGAAAAGCGGGGCGATTTTGATAACTTACCCGGCGCGGGCAAGCCGCTGGCCCATCTGGATAATCCACAGAATGCCGTGCTCAACCGGATGATGCAGGAGGCGGATGCGAAATCGCCCGTCATTGTCCCGCGCCGTCAGATTTTGGAGGCGCAGGAGCGGTTGAAGACCCTGATAGATGAGGCTGAGCGCAAGGCGGAACAGCTGCACCTGTCAGCGTTGCACACGAAGCTTGCCATCGAGATGGAGGCGTTTCTTAAACACGGGTAAGCGTGAGGTCCCGGATCAAGTCCGGGACTGCGTTGTTCTAGGCGGCAGATTTTCCGCGATTCTGGCCACCACCGCCATTGCGACGCCGACCGGCAGGTTTGCCTTGGCCACCTGCGGGTTTGCCTGCGGCACGGGGTGCGCCAGACCGCTGTCCACCACCGGCACCACGACGACCGCCGCCGCCACCGCCGTTGGGCCGCTTTTTCTGGCCTGGCTGGATTTCCCAAGGACGACCAGTGGCGACTGGGATCGTATCCTTCATCGCTTTTTCGATATCCTGCAATTCAATCATTTCATCCGGAGCGACCAGTGCGACCGCGCTACCATCGGCACCCGCACGCGCCGTACGACCAATCCGGTGAACATAGTTTTCGGCCACATTCGGCAGGTCGTAGTTATAGACGAACCGCACGTCGGGAATATCCAGACCGCGCGCTGCAACATCCGTTGCAACCAAGACGCGGGTCTTGCCTGCCTTGAACGCATCAAGCGCACGTTGGCGCTGGCCTTGGGATTTGTTGCCGTGAATAGATGCCGCAGCAAATCCCTTTTTCTCAAGCACTTTATAGAGCTTCTCGCATCCATGTTTGGTGCGTCCAAAGACAATCGCCAACTCGTCGCGGTGCTTATCCAGCAGTTCGACCAGCAGATCGGTCTTCGCCGCCTGCGCCACAAAGTGAACCGATTGGTTGATCTTTTTCACAGCCTGCCCCGGGGGGTTCACCTGCACGCGCACGGCGTCCGTCAGATAGGTCCCTGCCAACTCTCCCATCAGTTTCGGCATCGTGGCCGAGAACATCATGGTCTGGCGATCTTTGGCCAGCAGTGGTGCGATCCGGCGCAGCGCGTGGATAAAGCCCATATCGAGCATCTGGTCGGCCTCATCCAGCACCAGATAGATGGTTTCATCCAGACGCACAGCGCGCCGGTCCAGCAGGTCGATCAAACGACCGGGCGTTGCAACCAGCAAATCAACACCGCCAGCCAGACGCTTGGTCTGGGCCACGATGCCAGCACCACCAACAACAAGCGCCACTTTCAGGTGGCTGCCTTTGGTATAGGCGGTCAGGTTATCGGAAATCTGTTTGGCCAGTTCACGCGTCGGCGCGAGGATCAGACCGCGGGTCGTTTTGGGGTTCGGCTTTACGCCAGCCTTCAACAGCGCATGAATCATCGGCAGACCAAAGGCTGCGGTTTTACCGCTACCGGTCTGCGCAAGGCCCATCACATCGCGGCCATTCATGGCGTGCGGGATCGCTTGGGTCTGAATGGGGGTGGGATCGGTAATCCCTTGTTCTTTGAGAACGTTTACAAGACGGGGCGCAAGGCCCAGCATATCAAAATCCATAAGTGGATATCCTAATTTCTAGCGAACCTTGGGTCCGCGCATATCATTTGGCCCACGGCAGAATGCCATGACCCTGTGCAAGGTTGCGCCAATATGCTGACAGCCAAGACCGCATTGTCCGGGCGCCGATGTGGCGCGGGACCCCTGCGTGATGTGGGAACCTGAAGTTTAAGCGACGCCTTGCGGATAGACCAAGCAGGTCTCGCTCTGCTCACGCGGCAGCTTGCGTCGGTTGAGTGAGACATGAGGCTTTGCGGGCGCTCTGTCAAGGGTACGGGAAAATGTCGGCACAAGTGTTGCATGTGCTTTCCCTTACACCACCCACATCATATAGTGTTTCGAGGCAAGAAACGACGGGGAATCGATTAGTGGCGCATATTATCGTGGTCGGCAACGAAAAGGGCGGCGCGGGCAAATCGACTGTCTCGATGCATGTGGCAACCGCACTGGCCCGCATGGGGCATAAGGTCGGGACCCTTGATCTGGACCTGCGCCAGAAAACGCTTGGGCGCTATATATCGAATCGCCAAAACTATCTGGAACAGAAAGGTTTGGACCTCCCCTCGCCTACGTACCACGACCTGCCGGATATTGACCAAAATATCCTGAAACCTGGTGAAAATGCGTTCGATCACAGGCTCTCAATGGCCGTTGCCAAGATGGAAGCCAACGCCGACTTCATCCTGATTGATTGTCCCGGCTCGCACACCCGCCTCAGCCAAGTGGCCCACTCATTGGCCGATACGCTGATCACGCCGCTGAATGACAGTTTTGTCGACTTTGATCTTCTGGCACACGTCGATAGCGACGGCGAAGAAATCACCTCGCCCTCCGTCTATTCCGAAATGGTCTGGAACGCGCGTCAGTTGCGCAGCCAAGCCGGACTAAAGCCGATTGACTGGGTTGTCGTGCGCAACCGGATGGGTGCGCAGGCGATGGTGAACAAACAAAAGATGGAGCGTGTCATCGAAAAGCTGGCCAAGCGGATCGGTTTTCGCACAGCCCCGGGGTTCAACGAACGTGTCATCTTCCGCGAGCTATTTCCACGCGGGCTCACGCTGCTTGATCTGCGCGATCTTGGCGTAAAGGGGATGAATATTTCCAACGTCGCCGCACGTCAGGAACTGCGTGACCTGATCAAAGCGCTTGACCTGCCCGGCGTGACCCCGAATTTCTAGGCCGGAAACGCGAAAGTGAGCGCTCATAGCTCAAAACTGCCCTTTTATTAAGCAAATCAGCCGCATACTGTACCACTCATATTTGGAGGGTTTGCTTTGCAAAAACTGATTTCGCTGCAGCGCTACGGCACATTTGCAGTTGTCACCGTTTTGACGC
This window harbors:
- the ffh gene encoding signal recognition particle protein; amino-acid sequence: MFENLSERLSGVFDKLTKQGALTDDDVKTALREVRVALLEADVSLPVARDFIKAVQEKATGQSVTKSITPGQQVVKIVHDELKHVLTGDQDPGALKIDNPPAPILMVGLQGSGKTTTTAKLAKRLKEREGKRVLMASLDTNRPAAMEQLAILGAQIGVDTLPIVKGEDPVQIAKRAKTQASLGGYDVYMLDTAGRLHIDQELIAQAAAVRDVANPREILLVVDGLTGQDAVNVAQEFDDKIGVTGVVLTRMDGDGRGGAALSMRAITGKPIRFVGLGEKMDAIETFEPDRIAGRILGMGDIVALVEKAQETIEAEQAERMMKRFQKGRFNMNDLKMQLEQMMKMGGMEGMMGMMPGAQKMSKQMAASGMDDSILKRQIALINSMTKKERANPDLLAASRKKRIAKGAGLEVSELNKLVKQHRQMADMMKKMGKGGMLKQAMKGMFGKGGGMPEGMPDMNDPKAMAEAAKALQGKMPGGLPGLGGGGMQLPPGLSGFGKKK
- a CDS encoding LysR family transcriptional regulator, coding for MDNWDEIRTAFQVARKGTVSGAAEQLGVHHATVIRHIDALEQRLGVKLFQRHARGYTATEAGQDLLQVAQATDDQFTQLAGRIKGQGEGVSGDLVITSLGMASRMLTPILVDFQAEYPGIRVRYRTGDRLFRLEYGEAHVAIRAGRMPDEPDNVVQPFLEQQMGLVASEAYIARHGLPKDEEDLKNHVFVTHDDDNSRAPFSRWLRDMVAEDRFVYRATENRNMQDAILAGAGIGFVPVQDLKNHPGLTEVVPRHEDWAAPLWIVTHVDLHRTTKVQTFLRFLKDRIKTLDC
- the rpsP gene encoding 30S ribosomal protein S16, with amino-acid sequence MAMKIRLARGGSKKRPFYAIVAADSRMPRDGRFIEKLGTYNPMLPKDSEERVKMNMERVKHWLGEGAQPTDRVARMLEAAGELPKKDRSNPKKGTPGKAAQARAEEKAAKAAAAEEAANAPAEEAPAEAAEEAATE
- the rimM gene encoding ribosome maturation factor RimM (Essential for efficient processing of 16S rRNA) gives rise to the protein MSDRVIVGAIGGAFGVQGEVRLKSYCADPQAIADYTPLYTEDGRTFAQVVLTGQLKNGFTARLDGVVTKEDADALRNVNLYAPRDIMPSLPDDEYYYADLIGLTVVDTGGVTLGTVKNVMDHGAGDLLEIIVPGQSETVLLPFTKAAVPTVDLKAKRIVADPPDGLFPDATA
- a CDS encoding GNAT family N-acetyltransferase — encoded protein: MTPAPTLTTSRLVLRGPQKRDLAPFTAWTTRSERMKAVGGVGTERDAWRGFIAGIGHWHWHGYGFFTVTERDSGIATGRVGIINHIEWPQPEMAWHMFDGFEGRSYAYEAACAVREWAGRTLGLEPLISLIAPQNTRSIALATRLGAVEERRDVVDGEDCIVFRHLSHDDRRAVTQAAGAIA
- a CDS encoding chorismate mutase: MTDTTTRAAEILKGHRESIDRLDAILVYTLGERFKHTQAVGKLKAEHDLPPSDPAREESQIARLTDLANRADLDPEFAKKFLNFIIQEVIQHHKQHQS
- the trmD gene encoding tRNA (guanosine(37)-N1)-methyltransferase TrmD; its protein translation is MQLKNNLSQITKGARNDQSPRSAGRIAVRPTLQPRELMTETPDIAGSWTAQIITLFPQAFPGVLGESLTGKALQDGLWQLQTFDLRSYGIGKHRNVDDTPAGGGAGMVLRADVLEKAIKDARAGTKGVAPLIYLSPRGRRFDQAMAREWARMDGVTMLCGRFEGVDERVLEHFGIQEVSLGDFVMTGGEIAAQAMIDATVRLLPGVLGNAESAMEESFSSGLLEHPQFTKPAEWQGYPIPDVLLSGNHAKIAEWRRALAEKITRERRPDLWDKQSKE
- a CDS encoding FMN-dependent NADH-azoreductase, coding for MTTVLHINASGARTGSISRAATAQLLQNLSPTRVITRDLAEKPLPQVDETWITTRLIPDTDLTADDQDVLALSDTLIAELKQADIVLIGLPMYNFGMPAALKAWIDLIARPKVTFSYTEDGPVGLLEGKKAIVAVASGGVPVGAPMDFATPHLQQVLKFVGIDDITVHTAKDIVADLAA